A portion of the Vibrio coralliirubri genome contains these proteins:
- a CDS encoding ABC transporter ATP-binding protein — translation MKDVPALDIKDLHKTFGQNEVLKGISLSAHKGDVVSIIGSSGSGKSTFLRCINLLETPTAGEIWVNGELIQMKNNRQGVSVPANEKQVQRIRSRLAMVFQGFNLWSHLTVLENVIEAPVHVLGVPKAQAIENAELLLKKVGLYERKDYYPGHLSGGQQQRAAIARALAVDPEVMLFDEPTSALDPELVGEVLGVMRDLAEEGRTMLVVTHEMAFARDVSNHVMFLHQGLVEEQGDPAKLFTEPESERLQQFISSIY, via the coding sequence ATGAAAGATGTACCAGCGCTGGACATAAAGGATCTACACAAAACGTTTGGTCAAAATGAAGTTTTAAAGGGAATTTCACTTTCTGCGCATAAAGGCGATGTAGTATCGATTATCGGATCTTCAGGGTCGGGTAAAAGTACTTTCCTTAGATGTATCAACCTTTTAGAGACACCTACCGCAGGCGAGATTTGGGTTAATGGCGAATTAATTCAAATGAAAAACAACCGCCAAGGTGTTTCTGTTCCTGCCAATGAAAAACAAGTACAGCGAATCCGTTCTCGTCTGGCGATGGTTTTTCAGGGTTTCAATCTGTGGTCTCACCTGACCGTTCTCGAAAATGTTATCGAAGCGCCTGTTCACGTCTTGGGCGTACCTAAAGCACAAGCGATTGAAAATGCAGAGTTACTACTGAAGAAAGTAGGACTGTATGAGCGTAAAGATTACTACCCGGGCCATTTGTCTGGCGGCCAACAACAGCGTGCTGCGATTGCGCGAGCGCTAGCGGTTGATCCTGAAGTTATGCTGTTTGATGAACCTACATCGGCATTAGACCCTGAGTTAGTAGGCGAAGTGCTTGGTGTAATGCGCGATCTAGCAGAAGAGGGAAGAACCATGCTTGTGGTAACTCACGAAATGGCTTTTGCTCGTGACGTATCTAACCATGTGATGTTCTTGCATCAAGGTCTAGTGGAAGAGCAGGGCGATCCAGCTAAACTGTTTACGGAACCTGAATCTGAGCGTTTACAACAATTTATCTCATCGATTTACTAA
- a CDS encoding ABC transporter substrate-binding protein, whose protein sequence is MKKWLLVAALAATAATGVAQAKEWKTVRFGIEGAYPPFSWTEADGSLKGFDVDMANALCTEMQVQCKIVAQDWDGIIPSLLARKYDAIIAAMSITEERKKKIDFTGKYALIPNNFIAKKGADLNFDDLSGKKIAVQRATTHDKYLTDNYGDTVEIVRYGSFDEAYLDLANGRVAAVLGDASALEEGVLNKAGGEDYEFVGPSLTDPKWFGEGFGIALRKQDKDLTKQLDAAILSLREKGIYQEIAAKYFNYDVYGE, encoded by the coding sequence ATGAAAAAGTGGTTATTAGTCGCGGCACTTGCTGCAACTGCTGCAACGGGCGTAGCTCAAGCAAAAGAATGGAAAACAGTACGTTTCGGTATTGAAGGTGCTTACCCTCCATTTAGCTGGACAGAAGCTGACGGTTCACTGAAAGGCTTCGATGTCGATATGGCTAACGCGCTTTGTACTGAAATGCAGGTGCAGTGTAAGATCGTTGCACAAGATTGGGATGGTATTATTCCTTCTCTACTTGCTCGTAAATATGATGCGATCATCGCGGCAATGTCTATCACGGAAGAGCGTAAGAAAAAGATCGACTTCACTGGTAAATACGCTCTTATCCCAAACAATTTCATCGCTAAGAAAGGTGCAGACCTTAACTTTGATGATCTAAGTGGTAAAAAGATTGCCGTTCAACGTGCAACAACGCACGATAAGTACCTAACAGACAACTACGGCGACACTGTAGAAATCGTTCGTTACGGTTCATTCGATGAAGCTTACCTTGATCTAGCTAACGGTCGTGTTGCTGCCGTACTGGGTGATGCATCTGCTCTAGAAGAAGGCGTACTAAACAAAGCTGGTGGCGAAGACTACGAGTTTGTTGGTCCATCACTAACAGATCCTAAGTGGTTCGGTGAAGGTTTTGGTATTGCTCTACGTAAGCAAGACAAAGATCTGACTAAGCAATTAGATGCTGCAATCCTTTCACTACGTGAAAAAGGCATCTACCAAGAGATCGCTGCTAAATACTTCAACTACGACGTATACGGTGAGTAA
- a CDS encoding ABC transporter permease: protein MFDLQGYEASILKGAVLTIEVALLSLILAMVLGMLGALAKLAPYRWARAIATLYTTVIRGIPDLVLMMLIFFGGQILLNNSLYSINEWLNEWFTSSDPNHEWTAYLPDYIDVSPFVAGVLTIGFIFGAYMAETFRGAIMAVDSGEMEAAKAYGMGPVLAFRRILLPQMIRHALPGFGNNWLVLLKTTALVSIIGLEDMVRVSALAAGSTKMPFTFYMTVAIIFLFFTSVSTGLLKLVERKFSIHAR, encoded by the coding sequence ATGTTTGATTTACAAGGATATGAAGCGTCGATCCTGAAAGGGGCGGTGCTCACAATCGAAGTTGCCTTGCTGTCGCTAATTTTAGCTATGGTTCTTGGTATGCTAGGTGCCTTAGCAAAACTAGCGCCTTATCGCTGGGCTCGTGCTATCGCAACCCTCTACACAACCGTTATTCGAGGCATTCCTGATCTCGTCTTGATGATGCTGATTTTCTTTGGTGGACAAATCCTTTTAAACAACAGTTTGTATTCCATCAATGAGTGGCTCAATGAGTGGTTCACATCAAGTGATCCTAACCACGAATGGACCGCTTACTTACCTGATTATATTGATGTCAGTCCATTTGTTGCTGGTGTCTTAACCATTGGATTCATCTTTGGCGCCTACATGGCTGAAACCTTCCGTGGTGCGATCATGGCGGTTGATAGCGGTGAAATGGAAGCAGCAAAGGCCTATGGCATGGGGCCTGTTCTAGCGTTCCGTCGTATTCTATTACCGCAAATGATTCGTCACGCACTGCCGGGTTTTGGTAACAACTGGTTGGTTTTACTTAAAACTACCGCGCTGGTTTCCATTATTGGCCTAGAAGATATGGTGCGTGTTAGCGCACTGGCAGCGGGTTCAACCAAAATGCCATTTACCTTCTATATGACAGTGGCGATTATCTTCTTATTCTTCACCAGTGTTTCGACGGGCTTACTTAAGCTGGTTGAACGTAAATTCAGTATCCACGCGAGGTAG
- a CDS encoding ABC transporter permease: MDFSLIIESLPIYLGGLWTTAWMVCVALIIGLFVAIPLAIARNSPNMLINAPAWSFIYFFRGTPLLVQLYLIYYGMDQFFPVKDTLWENAWFCALVAFILNTSAYTAEIIRGAINGLPKGEVEAAKAYGMSTPKTYRRIILPSALRRALPAYSNEVIFMLHGSAVAGIVTIMDLTGAARLVNSRYYAPFESFLTAGLFYMALTFIIIAIFKFAEKRFLAYLRPLS, encoded by the coding sequence ATGGACTTTTCATTGATAATTGAAAGCCTGCCGATTTACCTTGGTGGTTTGTGGACAACGGCTTGGATGGTTTGTGTCGCTTTGATTATTGGCTTATTCGTAGCCATACCATTAGCGATCGCTCGTAATAGCCCAAATATGCTGATTAATGCTCCGGCTTGGTCATTCATCTATTTCTTCCGTGGTACGCCATTACTGGTTCAGCTGTACCTGATTTACTACGGTATGGATCAGTTCTTCCCAGTAAAAGACACACTATGGGAAAACGCTTGGTTCTGTGCTTTGGTGGCATTCATTCTTAACACGTCAGCTTATACTGCAGAAATCATTCGTGGTGCGATTAACGGCTTACCGAAAGGTGAAGTTGAAGCAGCAAAAGCTTACGGCATGAGTACACCGAAGACTTACCGTCGTATCATTTTGCCAAGCGCTTTACGTCGCGCACTGCCGGCTTACAGTAATGAAGTCATCTTTATGCTTCACGGTTCAGCCGTTGCGGGTATCGTAACCATTATGGATCTGACAGGGGCAGCGCGTCTGGTTAACTCACGTTACTACGCTCCATTCGAGTCTTTCTTAACAGCAGGTCTGTTCTACATGGCGTTAACGTTCATCATCATCGCGATTTTCAAATTCGCAGAGAAACGTTTCCTTGCTTACCTAAGACCCCTTAGCTAA